From Halapricum desulfuricans, a single genomic window includes:
- the hemG gene encoding protoporphyrinogen oxidase, which yields MHIGVIGAGISGLATTHELRERGATVDTFEASDEPGGIVRSRQVDGHTLDLGPQRLRGSKLVEAWIDEFDLREQRFEGDDDQPLFVLRDGRLRVAPLSIRDAITTDLISWRGKARILAEPLAGPPKPDETVADFFARKFGSEAERTLFSPLYTGLYGAHADEMLVRHSVGKALAKRGIDRSILLAVARKLLEGVDIPPIVSFEDGLQVLPEAIADRYADSLHFETPVEAVRDDGDGFEIVTADGTTTVDQVVVTTPAPVTADLLEPLDGDLADALGGLTYNPLAVVHLESNYGREGHGCQILDGEGYETLGLTWNASMLGRDGVFTAYLGGSRSPELVEESDDRLGELAAEEFESITGFSARPLHVARWTPGMPAYDDSWNALDTVSFPDGIHVCATYTERAGVLGRLRDAQRTAADIFDD from the coding sequence ATGCATATCGGCGTAATCGGCGCAGGGATCTCCGGACTGGCAACGACACACGAACTCCGCGAGCGGGGCGCGACTGTCGACACGTTCGAGGCGAGCGACGAACCTGGCGGGATCGTCCGATCGCGACAGGTCGACGGTCACACCCTTGACCTCGGTCCCCAGCGGCTGCGCGGCTCGAAGTTGGTCGAAGCGTGGATCGACGAGTTCGACCTCCGCGAACAGCGGTTCGAAGGCGATGACGATCAGCCACTCTTTGTCCTCCGCGACGGTCGACTGCGAGTCGCGCCGCTTTCGATCCGTGACGCGATCACGACTGATCTCATCTCCTGGCGCGGGAAAGCCCGGATCCTGGCCGAACCGCTGGCCGGACCACCGAAACCGGACGAGACCGTCGCCGACTTCTTCGCCCGGAAGTTCGGCAGCGAGGCCGAGCGGACGCTGTTCTCGCCGCTGTACACGGGACTATACGGGGCACACGCCGACGAGATGCTCGTCCGCCACTCCGTGGGCAAGGCGCTCGCCAAGCGCGGCATCGATCGGTCGATCCTGCTCGCGGTCGCCCGGAAACTCCTCGAAGGCGTCGATATCCCGCCGATCGTCTCTTTTGAGGACGGGCTGCAAGTGCTCCCGGAGGCGATCGCCGACCGGTACGCCGATTCGCTCCACTTCGAGACGCCCGTCGAGGCCGTTCGTGACGACGGTGATGGGTTCGAGATCGTGACCGCCGACGGAACGACTACAGTCGATCAGGTCGTCGTGACGACGCCTGCGCCCGTGACGGCCGACCTGCTCGAACCACTCGACGGAGATCTCGCAGACGCCCTCGGCGGACTGACGTACAACCCACTCGCTGTCGTCCACCTCGAATCTAACTACGGCCGGGAGGGCCACGGCTGTCAGATCCTCGATGGGGAGGGCTATGAGACGCTGGGATTGACCTGGAACGCGAGCATGCTCGGCCGTGATGGCGTGTTCACGGCGTATCTCGGCGGCTCGCGCTCACCCGAACTGGTCGAGGAGAGCGACGACCGTCTCGGCGAGCTGGCGGCCGAGGAATTCGAATCGATCACGGGTTTTTCCGCGCGGCCGCTGCACGTCGCCCGCTGGACACCCGGTATGCCTGCCTACGACGACAGCTGGAACGCGCTCGATACTGTCTCGTTCCCGGACGGCATCCACGTCTGTGCGACCTATACTGAACGGGCCGGCGTTCTGGGACGGCTCCGGGACGCCCAGCGAACAGCGGCGGATATCTTCGACGACTGA
- a CDS encoding type IV pilin — protein sequence MHASDADGRGVAPVIGVVLMVAITVLLASTAAVFFFEFGNDSGSNMTPTASFNTDYENDTSDTVTLSHHSGDALDTSRLTLVVSEAKATNGSSLPGVNKRYSVDSLVAQSELSAGSSITVSNSTLSAGTDLNLGTATVKLVWESSGSTSTTLVEWSGSDN from the coding sequence ATGCACGCATCGGACGCAGACGGCCGCGGTGTAGCGCCAGTCATCGGGGTCGTCCTGATGGTCGCAATCACGGTCTTACTGGCTTCGACAGCAGCGGTGTTCTTCTTCGAATTCGGAAACGACTCCGGATCGAATATGACGCCGACTGCGTCGTTCAACACCGACTACGAGAATGACACCTCGGACACGGTGACACTCTCACACCATTCCGGGGATGCGCTCGACACGTCCAGGCTGACGCTCGTGGTCAGTGAGGCGAAAGCCACCAATGGTAGTTCACTCCCCGGAGTCAACAAGCGCTACAGCGTCGACTCACTCGTGGCCCAATCGGAGTTGAGCGCCGGCAGCTCGATCACGGTGTCGAACAGTACACTCTCGGCCGGCACCGATCTCAACCTCGGTACGGCGACAGTCAAACTCGTCTGGGAGAGTTCCGGATCGACGAGTACGACGCTCGTAGAGTGGTCCGGCTCGGATAATTGA
- a CDS encoding geranylgeranyl reductase family protein, which yields MPTHEYDVVVAGAGTAGCYAAATVANAGLDVVVVERKDEEEAGHIACGDALKGASEFPESIPKSQIEPAFTNTDVDHGRFELPSQNTAVDIPVPGELAVIDRWEYGRRIIDGAERAGAEFHYETVINDVRQDEAGRVTGLEAKRNGNDVTYEGEVVIDAAGALSLLQDKADFSEATFDTNVRYSQFCSAYREVIHVDEPVEYDDALVFKPTERAAGYLWYFPRTPTEINVGLGFQMNEEPMQLVESLREDIRNRPEFENATVEDKLGAALPTRRPYDSGTAPGYMAVGDAAGHVNPTTGGGIAGAAYAGKYAADRAIEAVSTDNASEETLWEYNERVMEHFGARYAALDVYNIFVTAYDIDDLTALLSSMPVDKLSEALYSGSADLGLWLKIKTLLKSAGHWGTIYDLYQTKRLADELLEHYESYPSDPSGFEDWQDERDTLLDRVYETTGAEPKY from the coding sequence ATGCCCACTCACGAGTACGATGTTGTCGTTGCGGGTGCGGGGACAGCCGGGTGTTACGCGGCTGCGACGGTGGCGAACGCGGGCCTCGACGTCGTCGTTGTCGAGCGCAAAGACGAGGAGGAGGCGGGTCACATCGCGTGTGGCGACGCGCTGAAGGGAGCCAGCGAGTTCCCCGAATCGATCCCGAAATCACAGATCGAACCGGCGTTCACGAACACGGACGTCGATCACGGACGCTTCGAGTTGCCGAGCCAGAACACCGCTGTCGATATCCCGGTTCCCGGTGAACTGGCGGTTATCGACCGCTGGGAGTACGGTCGTCGGATCATCGACGGCGCCGAGCGCGCGGGTGCGGAATTTCACTACGAGACGGTCATCAACGACGTCCGTCAGGACGAAGCAGGTCGCGTGACGGGCCTGGAGGCCAAACGAAACGGCAACGACGTGACCTACGAGGGCGAGGTCGTCATCGACGCCGCCGGCGCGCTGTCGCTGTTGCAGGACAAGGCTGACTTTTCGGAGGCGACTTTCGACACGAACGTCCGGTACTCGCAGTTCTGTTCGGCGTATCGGGAGGTTATTCACGTCGACGAGCCGGTCGAATACGACGACGCGCTCGTGTTCAAACCGACTGAGCGAGCGGCCGGCTATCTCTGGTATTTCCCGCGGACGCCGACGGAGATCAACGTCGGACTCGGCTTCCAGATGAACGAGGAGCCGATGCAACTGGTCGAGTCACTGCGAGAAGACATCCGGAATCGCCCGGAGTTCGAGAACGCGACCGTCGAGGACAAACTCGGAGCGGCACTACCGACCCGTCGGCCGTACGACTCGGGGACTGCGCCGGGCTATATGGCCGTCGGCGACGCTGCCGGTCACGTCAACCCCACGACCGGCGGCGGGATCGCCGGAGCGGCCTACGCCGGCAAGTACGCCGCCGATCGGGCCATCGAAGCCGTGTCCACTGATAACGCCTCCGAGGAGACGCTGTGGGAGTACAACGAACGCGTCATGGAGCATTTCGGCGCCCGGTACGCCGCGCTCGACGTCTACAACATCTTCGTGACCGCGTACGACATCGACGATCTGACGGCACTGCTCTCGTCGATGCCCGTGGACAAGCTCTCGGAGGCGCTGTATTCCGGTTCTGCTGATCTCGGCCTGTGGCTGAAAATCAAGACGCTGCTGAAAAGTGCCGGTCACTGGGGGACGATCTACGATCTGTATCAAACGAAACGGCTCGCCGACGAGTTGCTCGAACACTACGAATCGTATCCGTCCGATCCGTCCGGGTTCGAAGACTGGCAAGACGAGCGAGACACGCTCCTGGACCGGGTCTACGAGACGACCGGTGCCGAGCCGAAGTACTAG
- a CDS encoding 2Fe-2S iron-sulfur cluster-binding protein, producing MTEYTVEFVGTEETVTVSEKETILDRCIDEGIAQEYSCRVGMCLACSAKIVEGEVTQPASRGLTEEEREEYALTCMARPQSDLKLRRGEYPPSIEAEAGEQTAAADD from the coding sequence ATGACCGAGTACACCGTGGAGTTCGTGGGGACCGAAGAGACGGTGACCGTCTCCGAGAAAGAGACGATCCTCGACCGCTGTATCGACGAGGGGATCGCCCAGGAGTACTCCTGTCGCGTCGGGATGTGTCTGGCCTGCTCCGCGAAGATTGTCGAGGGCGAGGTCACCCAACCCGCCTCGCGCGGGCTAACTGAGGAAGAACGCGAAGAGTACGCGCTGACCTGTATGGCCCGACCCCAGTCCGACCTGAAACTCCGTCGTGGGGAGTATCCACCGAGTATCGAGGCCGAAGCGGGCGAGCAGACGGCCGCTGCGGACGACTGA
- the rqcH gene encoding ribosome rescue protein RqcH, translated as MDEKRELTSVDIAALAGELGQYRGAHVDKVYLYPEAELLRFRMSDYDRGRTELLIEVGENKRAHIADPERVPDAPERPPNFAMMLRNRLSGATLEAVEQFEFDRILMLRFERDTDSTTVVAELFGDGNVAVLDENDDVIDCLETVRLKSRTVVPGSHYEYPSARFNPLTVDYETFTERMGQSDSDVVRTLATQLNFGGLYGEELCSRAGVPYNQDIEATDDSDFEALYREIESLSRRLSEGDLDARVYYEDGEDRARVDVTPFPLEEYADRESEVFETFNEALDDYFANVDADHDDRGESGSGRQRPDFESEIEKQKRIIQQQQQAIDDFEQEAEAEREKAELLYANYDLVDKVLSTVQSAREDGRAWDDIEATFEAGAERGIDAAESVVGVDGSEGTVTMAIEGTQITLAAGDGVEKNADRLYTEAKRIEGKKEGAKEAIEDTRERLEEVKAERDAWEAADGEDEAADETDEDEEIDWLTRSSIPIRQSEQWYERFRWFHTSDDFLVIGGRNADHNEELVKKYLDRGDLFFHTQAHGAPATILKATGPSESPDDDIEIPETSREEAAQFAVSYSTVWKEGKYAADVYMVDHDQVTKTPESGEYLEKGSFAIRGDRTYYEDTPVGVAVGITCEPETQVIGGPPSAIAPQAETSIEVEPGQYAQNDIAKRLYREFKGRFADETFVRKVASPDLIQEFLPPGGSRMVE; from the coding sequence ATGGACGAAAAACGGGAACTGACGAGCGTCGACATCGCGGCGCTGGCCGGTGAGCTCGGCCAGTACCGCGGCGCGCACGTCGACAAGGTCTATCTCTATCCCGAGGCGGAGCTGCTGCGGTTCCGGATGAGCGACTACGATCGGGGGCGAACGGAGCTGCTGATCGAAGTCGGCGAGAACAAGCGCGCACACATTGCCGATCCCGAGCGCGTTCCGGACGCTCCCGAGCGGCCACCGAACTTCGCGATGATGCTTCGCAATCGGCTGTCGGGTGCGACACTCGAAGCCGTCGAACAGTTCGAGTTCGACCGCATTCTCATGCTGCGGTTCGAACGGGACACCGACTCGACGACCGTCGTTGCGGAGCTGTTCGGCGACGGCAACGTGGCGGTCCTCGACGAGAACGACGACGTGATCGACTGCCTGGAGACGGTGAGGCTGAAGTCCCGGACCGTCGTGCCCGGCTCACACTACGAGTATCCCTCGGCCCGGTTCAACCCCCTCACGGTCGACTACGAGACGTTCACCGAACGAATGGGACAGTCCGACAGCGACGTGGTGCGGACGCTGGCGACGCAGCTGAACTTCGGCGGGCTGTACGGCGAGGAGCTCTGCTCGCGAGCCGGCGTCCCCTACAACCAGGACATCGAGGCGACCGACGACTCGGATTTCGAGGCGCTGTACCGTGAGATCGAGTCCCTGTCGCGGCGACTCAGTGAGGGGGATCTGGACGCACGGGTCTACTACGAGGACGGCGAAGACCGGGCCCGCGTGGACGTGACGCCGTTCCCCCTGGAGGAGTACGCCGACCGGGAGAGCGAGGTCTTCGAGACGTTCAACGAGGCGCTGGACGACTACTTCGCGAACGTCGACGCCGACCACGACGACCGCGGCGAGAGCGGGAGCGGCCGACAGCGCCCGGATTTCGAGAGCGAGATCGAGAAACAGAAACGGATCATCCAGCAACAACAGCAGGCGATCGACGACTTCGAGCAGGAGGCCGAAGCCGAACGCGAGAAGGCCGAGCTCCTGTACGCCAACTACGATCTCGTCGACAAGGTGCTCTCGACGGTCCAGTCCGCTCGCGAGGACGGCCGCGCCTGGGACGACATCGAGGCGACCTTCGAGGCGGGGGCAGAGCGGGGAATCGACGCCGCCGAGAGCGTCGTCGGCGTCGACGGCAGCGAAGGGACAGTGACGATGGCTATCGAGGGGACGCAAATTACACTGGCAGCCGGGGACGGCGTCGAGAAGAACGCCGACCGGCTCTACACCGAGGCCAAGCGCATCGAGGGCAAAAAGGAGGGTGCCAAGGAGGCGATCGAGGACACGCGCGAGCGCCTCGAGGAGGTCAAAGCCGAGCGGGACGCCTGGGAAGCGGCCGACGGCGAGGACGAGGCGGCGGACGAAACAGACGAAGACGAAGAGATCGACTGGCTCACCCGGTCATCGATCCCGATCCGCCAGAGCGAGCAGTGGTACGAACGGTTCCGGTGGTTCCACACCAGCGACGACTTCCTGGTGATCGGCGGGCGCAACGCCGACCACAACGAGGAGCTCGTCAAGAAATACCTCGATCGCGGGGATCTGTTCTTTCACACGCAGGCCCACGGCGCGCCGGCGACGATCCTGAAAGCGACCGGGCCCAGCGAGAGTCCGGACGACGACATCGAGATCCCCGAGACGAGTCGCGAGGAGGCCGCCCAGTTTGCGGTCTCGTACTCGACGGTCTGGAAGGAGGGCAAGTACGCCGCCGACGTGTACATGGTCGATCACGATCAGGTGACCAAGACGCCCGAGAGCGGCGAGTACCTCGAAAAGGGCAGCTTCGCGATCCGCGGCGACCGCACGTACTACGAGGATACGCCCGTCGGCGTGGCCGTGGGGATCACCTGCGAGCCCGAGACCCAGGTGATCGGTGGCCCGCCGAGTGCCATCGCCCCGCAGGCGGAGACGAGCATCGAGGTCGAGCCGGGTCAGTACGCCCAGAACGACATCGCGAAGCGTCTCTACCGGGAGTTCAAAGGGCGGTTCGCCGACGAGACCTTCGTCCGGAAGGTCGCCAGCCCCGACTTGATCCAGGAGTTCCTGCCGCCGGGTGGCAGTCGGATGGTCGAGTGA
- a CDS encoding MBL fold metallo-hydrolase — MAEQLQPDAWLLDVGLVRPFDTNSYLVDDGTVTLIDTGLWVNWPSLRSELADAGYKPADIDRVLLTHYDLDHTTGLRHLAPAFDGPIYIGQRDYDLATGGFDPPLCHHKGLFHRLVRPFFPIAGDDIRPVRDGDRIGSFTVFDTPGHNPGHVAYVHEDGAAFVGDLVWERDGTLTPPVWLDSYDMDELRASIANFWSRTPRISTLAMGHGDPITSDVDRRYRELLATVEDPAMQA; from the coding sequence ATGGCCGAGCAGCTCCAGCCTGACGCGTGGTTGCTCGACGTCGGGCTCGTTCGGCCGTTCGACACGAACAGCTACCTGGTCGACGACGGGACGGTCACACTGATCGACACCGGCCTGTGGGTCAACTGGCCGTCACTCCGTTCGGAACTGGCCGACGCTGGCTACAAACCGGCCGACATCGACCGCGTCCTCCTCACCCACTACGATCTAGACCATACGACCGGTTTGAGGCATCTCGCCCCTGCGTTCGACGGCCCGATCTATATCGGCCAGCGCGACTACGACCTCGCAACCGGTGGGTTCGATCCGCCGCTATGTCACCACAAGGGTCTGTTTCACCGACTCGTCCGGCCGTTCTTTCCGATCGCTGGCGACGATATCCGCCCCGTCAGGGACGGCGATCGGATCGGGAGCTTCACCGTGTTCGACACGCCAGGGCACAACCCGGGACACGTGGCCTACGTCCACGAGGACGGCGCGGCGTTCGTCGGCGACCTCGTCTGGGAGCGCGACGGGACGCTCACGCCGCCGGTCTGGCTGGATAGCTACGACATGGACGAACTCCGGGCGAGCATCGCTAATTTCTGGTCGCGGACCCCTCGGATATCGACTCTCGCGATGGGACACGGCGATCCGATCACGTCCGACGTGGACCGTCGCTACCGTGAGTTACTGGCAACGGTCGAAGATCCTGCGATGCAAGCGTGA
- the mch gene encoding methenyltetrahydromethanopterin cyclohydrolase, with translation MDPLNRMATELVDEAIDFADELAIAVQQLDSEATVLDFGVHVPGGIEAGLMLAEIQTAGLATLDTTLRDIEQTPRTHVELTTDYPGLALLGSQKAGWELSIDDFEGLGSGPARALVAEEEEFARLGYQDDFEFAVLALESERLPEEGVVSEVADRAGVPESGVFLPTYATASLTGSVTAAARAAELAVFRLSELGYDPLDVLSASASAPVAPVADGEATAMARTTDALAYGGQVHLVVSEPSDRFDEVVSTAAESYGEPFEAIFESVDWTFEELPTELFAPAQLTVDIVGGDTHVYGERHGDLLAESFGL, from the coding sequence ATGGATCCACTCAACCGGATGGCGACCGAACTGGTCGACGAAGCGATCGACTTCGCCGACGAACTCGCGATCGCCGTCCAGCAGCTCGATTCGGAAGCGACAGTACTGGACTTCGGCGTCCACGTCCCCGGCGGGATCGAAGCCGGACTGATGCTCGCGGAGATCCAGACCGCCGGCCTGGCGACCCTGGATACGACGCTCCGTGACATCGAGCAGACGCCGCGGACGCACGTCGAACTCACGACGGACTATCCCGGGCTTGCCCTGCTTGGTTCACAGAAGGCCGGCTGGGAACTCAGTATCGACGACTTCGAAGGACTGGGTAGCGGCCCGGCACGGGCGCTGGTCGCCGAGGAAGAGGAATTCGCGCGTCTGGGTTACCAGGACGACTTCGAGTTCGCAGTGCTGGCGCTGGAATCGGAGCGCTTGCCCGAAGAGGGGGTCGTCTCGGAGGTCGCGGACCGCGCCGGCGTCCCCGAAAGCGGCGTGTTCCTGCCGACCTACGCGACCGCGAGCCTGACCGGTAGCGTCACCGCAGCCGCCAGAGCGGCCGAGCTGGCCGTCTTCCGCCTGTCGGAGCTGGGATACGACCCGCTCGACGTGCTCTCGGCGTCGGCCTCGGCACCGGTCGCGCCCGTCGCGGACGGGGAGGCGACCGCGATGGCCCGCACGACCGACGCGCTCGCCTACGGCGGGCAGGTCCATCTGGTCGTCTCGGAGCCGTCCGACCGGTTCGACGAGGTCGTCTCGACCGCCGCGGAGTCGTACGGCGAACCGTTCGAGGCCATCTTCGAATCGGTCGACTGGACGTTCGAAGAACTCCCGACCGAACTGTTCGCGCCCGCCCAGCTGACCGTCGACATTGTCGGCGGCGACACGCACGTCTACGGGGAGCGACACGGGGACCTGCTCGCTGAAAGCTTCGGCCTGTAG
- a CDS encoding helix-turn-helix domain-containing protein yields MTVIVELTVPSEAFELGRVLSVEEPGQVTLETMVPLGGRPTPFIRVKHNARDEFVQRVREHAAVSDIRPLNTHDGEVLYTLEWNPSTDTLFKTILEEDIALLGATGSADRWAFELRFPSHETLSEFQEFYVEEDIDVTIERIYNPTKPDAGPWYGLTPPQRETLTYAVENGYYSLPRGVSTKEIGEEFDISDQAVTERLRRGITTLVSHTISQLDTEPRR; encoded by the coding sequence ATGACAGTCATCGTCGAGTTAACGGTCCCGTCCGAGGCGTTCGAGCTGGGCCGGGTCCTCAGCGTCGAAGAGCCCGGGCAGGTCACCCTCGAGACGATGGTGCCACTCGGAGGGCGCCCCACCCCGTTTATCCGCGTCAAGCACAACGCCCGGGACGAGTTCGTACAGCGCGTCCGCGAGCACGCGGCGGTGTCTGACATCCGCCCACTCAACACCCACGACGGAGAGGTCCTGTACACGCTCGAATGGAACCCCTCGACTGACACGCTTTTCAAGACGATTCTGGAAGAGGACATCGCACTCCTCGGCGCGACCGGGAGCGCGGACCGCTGGGCGTTCGAGCTCCGGTTTCCCTCACACGAGACCCTCTCGGAGTTCCAGGAGTTCTATGTCGAGGAAGACATCGACGTGACGATCGAGCGGATCTACAACCCGACGAAACCCGATGCCGGACCGTGGTACGGCCTGACGCCACCACAGCGGGAGACGCTGACGTACGCCGTCGAGAACGGGTATTACTCGCTGCCGCGCGGCGTCTCGACGAAGGAGATCGGTGAGGAGTTCGACATCTCCGACCAAGCCGTGACCGAGCGCCTGCGACGCGGTATCACGACGCTGGTGTCGCACACCATATCACAACTCGATACAGAGCCCCGACGGTGA
- a CDS encoding two-component system sensor histidine kinase NtrB yields the protein MNTSDSGQSRPERPDSVPSDEVIQGIRSHAIFVLDPDGIVSEWSASARALYGYEATYVEGNHVRTLFAEERTGDGDPANAETFADASERPVEIEGWHERADGSVFWATLTLSPLGDEQSRGFTAISQDTTEIKEYEQMLERQNDRLKEFTDILAHDLQTPLQIIDRRLTLYDETGDDEHIESIGETVDRMARLVDDLLRVARQGDVLEDPEPTGLEPIVESAWDGATHASDATLRYEDVPSVSTDPDRLHELFENLFCNAVEHAGEDVTVRVGPLDDGFYVADDGPGIPEEIRDRVFDHGVTTSDDGSGYGLSIVRTIANAHGWDIGVAESDDGGARFAVTGIEFID from the coding sequence ATGAACACGTCCGATAGCGGGCAGTCCCGTCCGGAACGACCGGACAGCGTCCCGTCGGACGAGGTCATCCAGGGGATCAGATCGCACGCTATCTTCGTCCTTGATCCGGATGGAATCGTTTCGGAGTGGTCTGCATCCGCACGAGCGCTCTATGGCTACGAGGCCACGTACGTGGAGGGGAATCACGTGCGTACGTTGTTCGCCGAGGAGCGAACGGGCGACGGTGACCCGGCGAACGCGGAGACCTTTGCCGACGCGTCCGAACGGCCCGTCGAGATCGAAGGCTGGCACGAGCGAGCCGATGGCTCGGTGTTCTGGGCGACGTTGACGCTCTCACCGCTCGGGGACGAGCAGTCCCGCGGGTTCACGGCGATCAGCCAGGACACGACCGAGATCAAAGAATACGAGCAGATGCTCGAACGCCAGAACGACCGCCTCAAGGAATTCACCGATATCCTCGCACACGACCTCCAGACTCCCCTGCAGATCATCGATAGACGCCTGACGCTGTACGACGAGACCGGCGACGACGAGCACATCGAATCCATCGGCGAGACAGTCGATCGGATGGCACGGCTGGTCGACGATCTGCTCCGGGTTGCCAGACAGGGCGACGTACTCGAGGACCCGGAGCCGACCGGCCTGGAACCGATCGTCGAATCGGCCTGGGACGGGGCGACGCACGCGTCGGACGCGACGCTGCGGTACGAGGATGTCCCGTCGGTCAGTACGGATCCTGACAGGCTTCACGAGTTGTTCGAGAACCTCTTTTGCAACGCCGTGGAACACGCTGGCGAGGACGTGACGGTGCGGGTCGGCCCGCTCGACGACGGATTCTACGTCGCGGACGACGGTCCCGGCATTCCCGAGGAAATTCGCGACCGGGTCTTCGATCACGGCGTCACGACTAGCGACGACGGCAGCGGCTACGGGCTCTCGATCGTCCGGACGATCGCCAACGCTCACGGCTGGGATATCGGCGTGGCAGAGAGCGACGATGGCGGCGCCCGATTCGCTGTCACCGGGATCGAGTTCATCGATTGA
- a CDS encoding class II fumarate hydratase, giving the protein MADEYRTESDSLGEMQVPADAYWGAQTQRAVENFPISDRRFGRRFVRALGVVKKAAAQANRDLETIPEGKADCIIQAAEEVIAGDHDDQFPVDVFQTGSGTSTNMNANEVIANRATEIYGGEIGTREIHPNDHVNFGQSSNDVIPTAMHVAALEAVERDVIPGLETLREELEAKENEFDDVVKTGRTHLQDATPIRLGQEFSGYRAQVEKGISRVEDSTERLAELALGGTAVGTGLNTHPQFPELAAEYISEETLLPFREADNHFEAQAAHDAMSEAHGALRTVAGSLHKIANDLRLLASGPRNGFGEIDQPENQPGSSIMPGKINPVVAESVNQVYAQVVGNDAAVSTGAANGQVDLNLYKPVIASNFLESARLLANAAGTFATKFVAKLEADRQHCEQRVQQSMALATALNPAIGYDKAGKVAKQALAEDKTIREVVLEEGYLDEEEVDEVLDPAKMTEPGILGEE; this is encoded by the coding sequence ATGGCGGACGAATACCGAACGGAATCCGACAGTCTCGGCGAGATGCAGGTGCCGGCCGACGCCTACTGGGGGGCCCAGACCCAGCGCGCCGTCGAGAACTTCCCGATCAGCGACCGCAGGTTCGGGCGGCGCTTCGTGCGCGCGCTCGGGGTCGTCAAGAAGGCCGCTGCGCAGGCCAATCGCGACCTGGAGACGATCCCCGAAGGGAAAGCCGACTGTATCATCCAGGCTGCTGAGGAGGTCATCGCCGGTGACCACGACGACCAGTTCCCGGTGGATGTCTTCCAGACCGGCAGCGGCACCTCGACGAACATGAACGCAAACGAGGTCATCGCAAATCGCGCGACCGAGATTTACGGCGGGGAGATCGGCACGCGGGAGATCCACCCCAACGATCACGTCAACTTCGGCCAGTCGAGCAACGACGTGATCCCGACGGCGATGCACGTCGCGGCACTGGAGGCCGTCGAGCGCGACGTCATCCCCGGCCTCGAGACGCTCCGGGAGGAGCTGGAAGCGAAGGAGAACGAATTCGACGACGTGGTCAAGACCGGTCGGACCCACCTCCAGGACGCCACGCCGATCCGACTGGGCCAGGAGTTCTCGGGCTATCGGGCGCAAGTCGAGAAGGGCATTTCCCGCGTCGAGGACTCGACCGAACGCCTCGCGGAACTCGCACTCGGCGGGACCGCGGTCGGCACCGGCCTGAACACTCATCCCCAGTTCCCGGAGCTGGCTGCCGAGTACATTAGCGAGGAGACGCTGTTGCCCTTCCGTGAGGCTGACAACCACTTCGAGGCCCAGGCGGCCCACGACGCGATGAGCGAGGCCCACGGCGCGCTTCGGACTGTGGCCGGTTCGCTGCACAAGATCGCCAACGACCTCCGCTTGCTTGCGTCGGGGCCGCGCAACGGGTTCGGCGAGATCGACCAGCCCGAGAACCAGCCCGGCTCCTCGATCATGCCCGGGAAGATCAACCCGGTCGTCGCCGAGTCGGTCAATCAGGTCTACGCGCAGGTCGTCGGCAACGACGCCGCGGTCTCGACGGGCGCGGCCAACGGACAGGTCGATCTTAACCTCTACAAGCCGGTGATCGCCTCGAACTTCCTGGAGTCGGCCCGACTGCTCGCGAACGCCGCCGGGACCTTCGCCACGAAGTTCGTCGCGAAACTGGAGGCCGACCGCCAGCACTGCGAGCAGCGCGTCCAGCAGTCGATGGCGCTGGCGACCGCACTGAATCCCGCAATCGGCTACGACAAGGCCGGCAAGGTCGCCAAGCAGGCCCTCGCGGAGGACAAGACGATCCGCGAGGTCGTCCTCGAGGAGGGGTATCTCGACGAGGAGGAGGTCGACGAGGTGCTCGATCCGGCGAAGATGACCGAACCGGGGATTCTGGGCGAGGAGTAG